The genomic DNA ATTCTCGAGGCCTTCGACTATATCTTCCACATACTTTATTTTCTCTTCCTTTATCAGTTGCACAACCTTCTCTTCAAACTCTAGATAACTGCCATAGTGATCGAATACCAAGAACCCTTCCATTCGGATGCGCTTGCCAATAATGAGGAACAAGTTGCGCACGCCTTCGGGTATCTCAAGGTTGTATTGAGAAATCATTCCACATGCAGCAATTCGTCCTTTTAATCTCATGTTGTAAAGAACAGCTTCGAGCATTGAACCACCTACATTCTCAAAATAGATATCGATGCCATCTGGGAAGTACCTGCAGAGGAGAATATAACCAGGATACAAATTAGAGACGCTTTTAACTTCAACAGAACAAAAGAATAATTGACATGTATAATTGGAAACTCGGTGTATTGAACGAGCCAATGTCTACCATAACCAAACCTATTAAACTTGAACCTCGAGATTTCTGTGAAAAAATTATGTCTATACTTTTTGTAGCCCATCTCTATTTATGGACACACGATGTAGGAAGGTTGTCCAAATGCAATGCCAAATATATGAAAGTTTAATGTACCTAATCTTACCCTTGTGAACTGAACCTAGATTGCCCATAGTGCAATGGAGGAACCTTATGTAGACCATAGCAAACTCGTTTGAAGATCATGTAGAGAACACTATAGAGTTTATTACTAAATATCATGCTTAAAAAACATTCTATTCTAAACACCAATTCATCCATTTTGTATGATATAGACAAACATAACAACCATGCTCTTTGAACAAAACACTTGGTCTAAAAATCATCAATTTTTAGAGATAATCCTAGTTAGCATTCTTTTGTAGTTCTACTTTTCATAATAAACACCCCATTAGGCTCAGAAGCATCTAGAAACAGAACGCTAGTTGCAGTTTCCATTCTCACATACATTTTAAAGGGGCTAAAGAGTCAGTATTAATTATGACCGATCATGTATTATGCAAAACAGCTAATGTACCAAACTTTCAAAAAAATAAAGCATATTTTGACGAGTGGCCAACCTTTTCAAAGTTTTAGTCAGATCAGGTTCCTTCTTATAATTAAAAGCCTCATCGAAGCCAAACTTAGTCTTCAGAAGATTAACCTAATGaacaataagaagaagaaaaaagtaAATGCCAACTTACAAATAAGATGATTAGTCTTTGGAAATTTATTATGCGATAATATGTCAAACCAACATCCTAGTTTTTTTCATTTTGCTAAATGTCAATGTGTCAAATGTTAGATACTAGAGAGAAAGAATTGAAATTCAATAACAGATAATCAAATAAATACGAGTACACCATATACATAAGCCCCTTATCATTGAATTCagctttttattattaaaaagttGTTTGAAATAGCCTTCCTAATCTGAGCTAATGCAATATTTTGATCTGAATATTCATCGATAATTCAGCATCAAAATGGGAAAAGCTtgtagtgagagagagagagcttaTGCTTTGAGTAGGTATGCTACAAATTAATTTACTTATGGAAGTAAAAAATAAGTCAAATCTTGTCAAACCTTTTCATCAGACCCAGCACTTCCGACAACATAACAACCCAATTGTTTGGCAAATTGTCCCACAAGTTGGCCAACAGCACCAGATGCTGCTGATATGAAAACGCGCTCCCCTTCCTTCGGAGAGCAAATGTCATAAAACCCAGCATAAGCTGTAAGACCTGGCATA from Zingiber officinale cultivar Zhangliang chromosome 4A, Zo_v1.1, whole genome shotgun sequence includes the following:
- the LOC121971645 gene encoding 2-alkenal reductase (NADP(+)-dependent)-like; this translates as MGSAEDVVVANKKVLLKHFIPSGAPKETDMELVTTGTIRLRVPEGSTALILKNLYLSCDPYMRSRMTKHEDGSYVDDFVPGEPIAGFGVGKVVDSSHPGFKIGDYAWGMTGWEEYSLITDPKLLFKIHHTEVPLSYYTGILGMPGLTAYAGFYDICSPKEGERVFISAASGAVGQLVGQFAKQLGCYVVGSAGSDEKVNLLKTKFGFDEAFNYKKEPDLTKTLKRYFPDGIDIYFENVGGSMLEAVLYNMRLKGRIAACGMISQYNLEIPEGVRNLFLIIGKRIRMEGFLVFDHYGSYLEFEEKVVQLIKEEKIKYVEDIVEGLENAPVALVGLFEGRNVGKQLVAVAHE